A region from the Inhella inkyongensis genome encodes:
- a CDS encoding type I secretion system permease/ATPase, with the protein MLSIATAAQSAAPSIADPQTALPSACLQALCVLARLQQVAAEPEALAHALGLAPSDAVGESELLLAAKHLGLKAKISRSTVERLTLTPLPALARLNDGRWVVLAQCDGQRVLFMDPAAGEARPTIEPLDVFATQWSGLLLLATSRATLAGELRKFDFSWFVPALVKYRRLFGEALLVSLFLQLFALVSPLFFQVVMDKVLVHRGTSTLDVLVVGLVVVVLFESVLNLLRTYVFSHTTSRIDVELGAQLFRHLLALPLAYFQARRVGDSIARVRELENIRQFLTGNALTLVLDLLFSVVFIAVMFAYSAQLTLIVLVSLPLYVGISLLVVPVLRARLDEKFARGAENQSLLVETVTGIQTVKASALEPQMARRWESQLAAYVAASFKTSTLASYGHEGINLIGKLINAATLWFGAHLVMDGQLTVGQFVAFNMFAGRVAQPIMRIAQMWTDFQQTGISMARLGDILNTRSELPAKSASPLPRVQGRVTLDGVSFRYRPDAAPVLQGVSLDVQPGEVIGIVGRSGSGKSTLTKLIQRLYVPESGHIRVDGQDIALIDAAQLRRQVGVVLQENMLFNRSVRENIAIADPGAPLEAVIEAAKQAGAHEFIGELAEGYDTVVGEQGSALSGGQRQRIAIARALFSNPRILIFDEATSALDYESEAIIQRNMRRICQGRTVFIIAHRLSAVRQANRIIAMERGRIVEMGSHEELLSRPGGVYAHLWRVQSQGLDEGSSS; encoded by the coding sequence ATGCTGTCCATTGCCACGGCCGCGCAGAGCGCCGCCCCATCCATTGCTGATCCCCAGACCGCCCTGCCGAGCGCCTGCTTGCAAGCCCTCTGCGTTCTGGCCCGCCTGCAGCAAGTGGCCGCCGAGCCCGAGGCCTTGGCGCATGCGCTGGGTCTCGCGCCTTCGGATGCGGTGGGTGAGAGCGAACTGCTGCTTGCCGCCAAGCACCTCGGGCTGAAGGCCAAGATCAGCCGCAGCACGGTGGAGCGCTTGACGCTCACGCCGCTGCCTGCGCTGGCACGGTTGAACGATGGGCGCTGGGTGGTGCTGGCGCAGTGCGATGGGCAGCGCGTGCTCTTCATGGATCCCGCCGCTGGCGAGGCGAGGCCCACCATCGAGCCGCTTGATGTGTTCGCTACGCAATGGAGCGGCCTGCTGCTCTTGGCCACCAGCCGCGCCACCCTGGCGGGCGAGTTGCGCAAGTTCGATTTCTCCTGGTTCGTGCCGGCCCTGGTGAAGTACCGCCGCCTGTTTGGCGAGGCGCTCTTGGTATCGCTGTTCCTGCAGCTCTTCGCCCTGGTCTCGCCGCTGTTCTTCCAGGTGGTGATGGACAAGGTGTTGGTGCATCGGGGCACCAGCACCCTGGATGTATTGGTTGTGGGCTTGGTGGTGGTGGTGCTGTTCGAGAGCGTGCTGAACCTGCTGCGCACCTATGTGTTCAGCCACACCACCAGCCGCATCGATGTGGAGCTCGGCGCACAGTTGTTCCGGCACTTGTTGGCGCTGCCGCTGGCCTACTTTCAGGCGCGCCGGGTGGGCGATTCGATTGCCCGCGTGCGCGAGCTGGAGAACATCCGCCAGTTCCTGACCGGCAACGCCCTGACCCTGGTGCTGGACCTGCTGTTCTCGGTGGTCTTCATTGCGGTGATGTTTGCCTACAGCGCACAGCTCACGCTGATCGTGCTCGTGTCGCTGCCGCTTTATGTGGGCATCAGTTTGCTTGTCGTGCCGGTGCTGCGCGCGCGCCTGGACGAGAAGTTCGCGCGCGGCGCCGAGAACCAGTCGCTCTTGGTGGAGACGGTCACCGGCATCCAGACCGTGAAGGCCAGCGCGCTTGAACCCCAGATGGCCAGGCGCTGGGAGAGCCAGCTCGCCGCCTATGTGGCGGCCAGCTTCAAGACCTCGACCCTGGCCTCTTACGGGCACGAGGGCATCAATCTGATTGGCAAGCTGATCAATGCCGCCACGCTGTGGTTTGGTGCGCATCTAGTGATGGACGGCCAGCTCACCGTGGGCCAGTTCGTGGCTTTCAATATGTTTGCCGGCCGGGTGGCCCAGCCCATCATGCGCATTGCGCAGATGTGGACAGACTTCCAGCAGACCGGCATCTCGATGGCGCGGCTGGGCGACATCCTGAACACGCGCAGCGAGCTGCCCGCCAAGAGTGCGAGCCCCTTGCCCCGTGTGCAGGGCCGCGTGACGCTTGATGGTGTGAGCTTTCGGTATCGGCCCGATGCGGCGCCGGTCTTGCAGGGCGTGAGCCTGGACGTGCAGCCCGGCGAGGTGATCGGCATCGTCGGCCGCTCGGGCTCGGGCAAGAGCACCTTGACCAAGCTGATCCAACGCCTCTATGTGCCAGAAAGCGGCCACATCCGCGTGGACGGCCAGGACATTGCGCTCATCGACGCCGCCCAGCTGCGCCGGCAAGTGGGCGTGGTGCTGCAGGAGAACATGCTGTTCAACCGCAGCGTGCGCGAGAACATCGCCATTGCCGACCCCGGCGCCCCGCTGGAGGCCGTGATTGAGGCCGCCAAACAGGCGGGAGCGCACGAGTTCATCGGCGAGCTGGCCGAGGGCTATGACACCGTGGTGGGCGAGCAGGGCAGCGCCTTGAGCGGCGGCCAGCGCCAGCGCATCGCCATTGCCCGGGCGCTGTTTTCCAACCCGCGCATCCTGATCTTTGACGAGGCCACCAGCGCCTTGGACTACGAGAGCGAGGCCATCATCCAGCGCAATATGCGCCGCATCTGCCAGGGGCGCACGGTGTTCATCATTGCGCATCGGCTCAGTGCGGTGCGGCAGGCCAACCGCATCATCGCGATGGAGCGCGGGCGGATTGTGGAGATGGGCTCGCATGAGGAACTGCTGTCCCGGCCGGGTGGGGTGTATGCGCATTTGTGGCGGGTGCAGTCGCAGGGGCTGGACGAAGGGTCTTCGTCATGA
- a CDS encoding HlyD family type I secretion periplasmic adaptor subunit, which translates to MKTQVNPIPPAHPALDLLRKYAAIFQAAWAQRHELAGPKRLADEQAFLPAALALQETPPHPAPRRAMLTICALFLIALVWALVGQLDIVAVAQGQVVVSQRSKTLQPLETSVVKAIHVKEGDVGQAGQLLIELDATAQGADASRVAQELDAARSEALRSQALLQALNQGGQPQLKSPELKAEARASAQHQLQSEWADVQAKLGKLQAEAQRRQAELATAEQVVAKLSTTLPLARERERDYQSLSTQGFIGGHATQDRQRERIELERDLATARARQLEAQASVREAHSNAQAYRAELLKTLHERQAAGLLKIGQLSEEGSKAQLRQQLTQLRAPVAGVVQQLAVHTAGGVVTPAQPLLVLVPQDAEVTAEVTLENKDIGFVRVGQTAEVKLETFPFTRYGTVPATVTRISADAVHDEKRGALFMATLRLDKTALEVEGLRIALSPGMNLAAEVKTGKRRVIEYLLNPVQTRTHDAARER; encoded by the coding sequence ATGAAAACGCAAGTGAACCCCATCCCCCCAGCCCACCCGGCCCTGGACCTCCTGCGCAAATACGCAGCCATCTTCCAAGCCGCCTGGGCCCAGCGCCACGAACTCGCCGGCCCCAAGCGCTTGGCCGACGAACAAGCCTTCCTGCCCGCCGCCCTGGCCCTGCAGGAAACCCCGCCGCATCCGGCCCCGCGCCGCGCCATGCTGACGATCTGCGCGCTCTTTCTGATCGCCCTGGTCTGGGCCCTCGTCGGCCAGCTCGACATCGTCGCCGTGGCCCAGGGCCAGGTGGTAGTGAGCCAGCGCAGCAAGACACTGCAGCCGCTGGAAACCAGTGTGGTCAAGGCCATCCATGTGAAGGAAGGCGACGTGGGGCAGGCCGGCCAGCTGCTGATCGAACTGGACGCCACCGCCCAAGGGGCCGATGCCAGCCGCGTGGCCCAAGAGCTGGACGCCGCCCGCAGCGAGGCCCTGCGCAGCCAGGCCCTACTGCAGGCCCTGAACCAGGGCGGCCAACCGCAGCTCAAGAGCCCTGAGCTCAAGGCCGAGGCCCGGGCCAGCGCGCAGCACCAACTGCAGTCCGAGTGGGCCGACGTCCAAGCCAAGCTCGGCAAGCTGCAGGCCGAGGCCCAGCGCCGCCAGGCCGAGCTGGCCACCGCCGAACAGGTGGTGGCCAAGCTCAGCACCACCCTGCCGCTGGCCCGCGAGCGCGAGCGAGACTACCAGTCACTCTCCACCCAAGGCTTCATTGGCGGCCACGCCACCCAAGACCGCCAGCGCGAGCGCATCGAACTGGAACGCGACCTCGCCACCGCCCGCGCCCGCCAGCTCGAAGCCCAGGCCAGCGTGCGCGAGGCGCACAGCAATGCCCAGGCCTACCGCGCCGAGCTGCTCAAGACCCTGCACGAACGCCAGGCCGCCGGGCTCTTGAAGATCGGCCAGCTCAGCGAAGAAGGCAGCAAGGCCCAGCTGCGCCAGCAGCTCACTCAGCTACGGGCGCCTGTGGCCGGCGTGGTGCAACAACTGGCCGTGCACACCGCCGGCGGCGTCGTCACCCCGGCGCAGCCGCTGCTGGTGCTTGTTCCGCAAGACGCCGAAGTGACCGCCGAGGTGACGCTCGAGAACAAGGACATCGGCTTTGTGCGCGTGGGTCAAACGGCCGAGGTCAAGCTCGAAACCTTCCCCTTCACCCGCTACGGCACGGTGCCGGCCACGGTCACGCGCATCAGTGCCGATGCAGTGCACGACGAGAAGCGCGGCGCGCTCTTCATGGCCACGCTCAGGTTGGACAAGACCGCGCTGGAGGTCGAGGGCCTGCGCATCGCCCTGAGCCCAGGGATGAATTTGGCAGCCGAGGTGAAGACGGGCAAACGCAGGGTCATCGAGTATTTGCTGAATCCAGTGCAGACCCGTACCCACGACGCCGCGCGCGAACGTTGA